In Flavobacterium sp. WV_118_3, one DNA window encodes the following:
- a CDS encoding thiamine diphosphokinase produces MSSHHIVRDDQEPALIIANGAPCNDELLGQLLEWSPLVIVLDSAMERVLDLGIKVDILLGDFDRNFDAEFYQQTQYPIEIVHTPDQDKTDLEKAFDYLIERKIPAVNVVWATGKRADHTISNITNIVRYRNQLKIVILDDHSKVFLLPKKFEKWYPADTILSLIPIGTVKGIHSKNLFYPLEDDTLSIGYRTGSSNHVNEDGLVCIEHESGDLLLMECFD; encoded by the coding sequence ATGTCTTCACACCATATTGTCCGCGACGACCAGGAACCGGCCTTAATTATTGCCAACGGAGCGCCCTGTAATGACGAATTGCTCGGACAGTTATTGGAATGGTCACCTTTAGTTATCGTACTCGATTCGGCTATGGAACGCGTTCTGGATCTGGGAATCAAAGTAGATATCCTTTTGGGCGATTTCGACCGGAATTTTGATGCGGAATTTTACCAGCAAACCCAATATCCGATTGAGATCGTTCATACGCCCGATCAGGACAAAACCGATCTGGAAAAAGCCTTTGACTATCTTATCGAACGAAAAATACCGGCAGTTAACGTGGTTTGGGCCACCGGAAAAAGAGCTGATCATACCATTAGCAACATCACCAATATTGTACGCTATCGCAACCAGCTTAAGATTGTGATACTGGACGATCATTCCAAAGTGTTCCTACTCCCGAAAAAGTTTGAGAAATGGTATCCGGCCGATACGATACTGTCCTTAATTCCGATCGGAACCGTAAAGGGTATCCATTCGAAAAACCTGTTTTATCCGTTAGAGGACGATACCCTATCCATTGGCTATCGAACCGGAAGTAGCAATCATGTTAATGAAGACGGACTGGTGTGTATCGAACACGAATCCGGTGATTTATTATTAATGGAATGCTTTGATTAG
- a CDS encoding heavy-metal-associated domain-containing protein: MKTMKFKTNIKCAGCIEKVTPVLNPLVGSDNWKVDTENPQKILTINSDTVSEATLTEQLKNVGYIIEKVTE, translated from the coding sequence ATGAAAACGATGAAATTTAAAACCAATATTAAATGTGCCGGATGTATCGAAAAAGTAACTCCGGTTTTAAATCCGCTTGTCGGTTCGGATAACTGGAAAGTAGACACCGAAAACCCGCAAAAGATACTAACAATTAACAGCGATACGGTTTCAGAAGCTACTTTAACGGAACAATTAAAAAATGTAGGTTATATCATTGAAAAAGTAACCGAATAA
- a CDS encoding TonB-dependent receptor, whose protein sequence is MNFKLFICLFFCSVGILAQEKVTLSGTISDTRNNETLIGVTVYIKSLQTGATTNEYGFYSITVPKGTYTVQVNYMGYQSIEENITLNQNTRKNFALGENSQDLQEVVITENKKKVDIRRPEMSVNKLSIKEIKKMPVVLGETDVLKSILTLPGVTNAGEGASGFNVRGGAADQNLILLDEATVYNSSHLFGFFSVFNSDAIKDLKLYKGGIPARFGGRLSSVLDIYQKEGNSKEFHMNGGIGLISSRLLAEGPITKDRGSFLVAGRASYAHLFLKMTDNKNSAYFYDLNTKLSYKLNDNNNLYLSGYFGRDVFDLNSNFINTYGNTVFNLRWNHLFSDKLFSNMSMIYSDYYYGLTLDFVGFNWDSGIKNYNFKYDLKHYVSNKLQLSYGVNAIYYDFNPGTIEPNKPNSGINADQLDKKYAFEPSFYIDAEQKITDNLSVNYGLRYSMFYRLGQQKMNIYENNQAVIFNDDLKIYEKATPTGSEYFGRNKTIASFDNFEPRVAVSYALNDDQSVKASYNRMSQYLHLISNTASPTPLDVWAPSDNFLKPQTLDQYAIGYFRNFSEDKYSLEVETFYKNIKNRVDYIDGADLIANNAIEQVVLNGKARAYGLEVLLRKNTGKLTGWVSYTLSRSEQQTPGRTPNETGINNGDWYRTGYDKTHNLSITGSYTHTEKWTFGAIFALQSGQPVTYPNGQYIYQGISVPSYGARNDNNLPLYHHLDVSATYTPKPEKKKGWQGEWVFSIYNLYSRKNAASISFRQNEDTARNEAIKLSIFGIVPSVTYNFKF, encoded by the coding sequence ATGAACTTTAAACTTTTTATTTGCCTGTTTTTTTGCTCAGTCGGCATATTGGCCCAGGAGAAAGTGACACTAAGCGGTACCATTTCGGATACCCGGAACAACGAAACCCTGATTGGGGTAACCGTTTACATTAAAAGCCTGCAAACAGGGGCTACAACAAACGAGTATGGATTTTATTCGATTACTGTTCCGAAAGGAACCTACACCGTACAGGTGAACTACATGGGCTATCAGAGTATTGAAGAAAACATTACCCTAAATCAAAATACCCGTAAAAACTTCGCATTAGGCGAAAATTCACAGGACTTGCAAGAGGTTGTAATTACCGAAAACAAGAAAAAAGTGGATATCCGCCGCCCGGAAATGAGTGTTAACAAGCTTTCGATTAAAGAAATCAAAAAAATGCCGGTTGTTTTAGGAGAAACCGACGTCTTAAAATCAATTCTGACACTTCCCGGCGTAACCAATGCCGGCGAAGGGGCCTCTGGATTTAACGTACGTGGAGGTGCGGCCGATCAGAATCTGATCTTACTGGACGAAGCGACGGTTTACAATTCGTCTCACCTTTTCGGTTTCTTTTCGGTTTTTAACTCCGATGCGATTAAAGATCTGAAACTGTATAAAGGCGGAATTCCGGCGCGTTTCGGTGGTCGTCTGTCTTCGGTTCTGGATATTTACCAAAAAGAAGGAAACAGTAAAGAATTTCATATGAATGGCGGTATCGGATTAATTTCCAGTCGTTTATTAGCCGAAGGTCCTATCACAAAAGACAGAGGATCATTCCTGGTTGCCGGTAGAGCCTCGTATGCTCATTTATTCCTAAAAATGACAGACAATAAAAACTCGGCCTATTTTTATGACCTGAATACCAAGTTGAGCTATAAACTCAACGATAACAACAACCTGTATTTGTCCGGATATTTCGGTCGTGACGTATTCGATCTGAATAGTAATTTTATAAATACATACGGAAATACGGTTTTTAACCTACGTTGGAATCATTTGTTTTCGGATAAACTATTCTCTAATATGTCGATGATCTATAGTGATTATTACTATGGTCTTACATTAGACTTTGTAGGATTTAACTGGGATTCCGGTATCAAAAACTACAATTTCAAATACGATCTCAAACATTATGTATCCAATAAGCTACAATTGAGCTACGGTGTAAACGCCATTTATTATGATTTTAACCCGGGAACGATCGAACCGAACAAACCAAATTCGGGTATCAACGCAGATCAATTGGATAAAAAATATGCTTTTGAACCTTCGTTCTATATTGATGCCGAGCAAAAAATCACGGATAATCTTTCCGTTAATTATGGTTTACGCTATTCGATGTTCTACCGTTTGGGACAACAAAAAATGAATATTTACGAAAACAATCAAGCCGTTATCTTTAATGATGATCTGAAAATTTATGAAAAAGCAACACCAACCGGCAGCGAATATTTCGGACGTAATAAAACAATTGCAAGCTTTGATAATTTCGAACCTCGGGTAGCCGTTTCCTATGCTTTAAATGACGATCAATCTGTAAAAGCAAGTTATAATCGTATGAGTCAGTATTTGCATTTGATCTCCAACACAGCTTCTCCTACGCCTTTAGACGTATGGGCGCCAAGTGATAATTTCTTAAAACCACAGACTCTGGATCAGTATGCGATTGGCTATTTCCGCAACTTTAGTGAGGACAAATATTCCCTTGAAGTAGAAACCTTTTACAAAAACATCAAAAACCGCGTTGACTATATTGACGGAGCCGATCTGATTGCCAATAATGCGATCGAACAGGTCGTCCTAAACGGAAAAGCCCGCGCCTACGGTTTGGAAGTATTGTTACGCAAAAACACCGGAAAACTAACCGGATGGGTATCGTATACCTTGTCCCGTTCCGAACAGCAAACACCGGGAAGAACCCCGAACGAAACCGGAATCAACAATGGCGACTGGTACCGTACCGGATACGACAAAACCCATAACCTTTCGATAACGGGATCATATACCCATACCGAAAAATGGACATTTGGAGCCATCTTTGCGTTACAATCCGGACAACCGGTAACCTACCCGAATGGACAATATATTTATCAGGGAATTTCGGTACCAAGTTATGGCGCGCGAAACGACAATAACCTTCCGTTATACCACCACCTGGATGTATCGGCAACCTATACGCCAAAACCGGAAAAGAAAAAAGGATGGCAGGGCGAATGGGTATTTAGTATTTACAACCTGTACAGCCGCAAAAATGCAGCATCAATCAGTTTCCGTCAAAATGAGGATACCGCCCGAAACGAAGCGATAAAACTATCTATTTTCGGGATCGTACCATCTGTAACGTATAACTTCAAATTCTAA
- a CDS encoding M28 family metallopeptidase codes for MKKILLCGFALSLFLSSCSTQKTSASKDYVSRYMNTINKDELKKHLYIVASDEMQGRDTGTPGQKKAGEYLIAEYKKMGISYPKGADGFYQKVPSEFMARPFSPKLNDSENIWAYIEGSEKPDEVLVISAHYDHVGMKNGEIYNGADDDGSGTVALLEIAQAFMDAKKAGHGPKRSILFLHVTGEEHGLHGSRYYSEHPLFPLKNTIADINIDMIGRRDPAHKDNGNYVYVIGSDRLSTDLHNINEEANKKYVNLLLDYKYNDRNDPEQIYYRSDHYNFAKHGIPAIFFFNGVHEDYHQPGDTPDKIEYDLLEKRAQLAFATAWELANRPNRIVVDKNGE; via the coding sequence ATGAAAAAAATATTGCTTTGCGGCTTCGCACTTTCCCTGTTTTTAAGCAGCTGTTCTACTCAAAAAACCAGCGCTTCCAAGGATTATGTATCCAGGTATATGAATACAATTAATAAAGACGAGTTAAAAAAACACCTTTATATTGTAGCTTCCGACGAGATGCAAGGACGAGATACCGGCACACCGGGACAGAAAAAAGCCGGTGAATACCTGATTGCCGAATATAAAAAAATGGGGATTTCCTATCCAAAAGGAGCCGATGGTTTTTACCAGAAAGTTCCGTCCGAATTTATGGCACGTCCCTTTAGTCCGAAACTTAATGATTCTGAAAACATTTGGGCCTATATCGAAGGTTCTGAAAAACCGGATGAGGTATTGGTGATTTCCGCACATTATGATCACGTAGGAATGAAAAACGGAGAAATTTACAATGGCGCCGATGACGATGGTTCCGGAACGGTAGCCTTACTGGAAATCGCTCAGGCCTTTATGGATGCCAAAAAAGCCGGCCACGGTCCAAAACGTTCGATCCTTTTCCTACATGTTACCGGAGAAGAACACGGATTACACGGATCCCGCTATTATTCTGAACATCCGTTATTCCCGTTAAAAAATACGATTGCCGATATCAATATCGATATGATCGGACGACGCGATCCGGCACATAAAGACAATGGCAATTATGTATATGTGATCGGTTCCGACCGTTTGAGTACGGATTTGCATAACATCAATGAGGAAGCGAATAAAAAATATGTAAACCTGTTGTTGGATTACAAATACAACGACCGCAACGATCCGGAGCAAATCTATTACCGTTCCGATCATTATAACTTTGCCAAACACGGCATACCGGCGATCTTTTTCTTTAATGGTGTTCACGAAGATTACCACCAACCGGGTGACACTCCGGACAAAATCGAATACGACTTACTGGAAAAAAGAGCCCAATTGGCTTTTGCTACTGCCTGGGAGTTGGCCAATCGCCCTAACCGCATTGTAGTAGATAAAAACGGCGAATAA
- a CDS encoding heavy metal translocating P-type ATPase: MEAIIKNFPVTGMTCASCAVSVESMLKHQKGVIDAAVNYANASAKVEYDSDVASLDDFKKAMQAIGYDMIIEEDGNVNELVETQQKNHYEELKKKTIGASLLTLPVFIIGMFFMDMPYGNEIMWFFATPVLFWYGKDFFINAWRQLKHRSANMDTLVALSTGIAYIFSVFNTLFADFWHQRGLHAHVYFEAATVVIAFILLGKLLEEKAKGNTASAIKKLMGLQPKTVTVVKDNGEFMEVPIESIVLDDLILVKPGEKIAVDGEVVSGSSFVDESMISGEPVPVEKGIGTTVFAGTLNQKGSLQFRARKVGGDTLLAHIIKMVQNAQGSKAPVQKLVDKIAGIFVPIVVGISILTLIVWLIFGGENGFTQGLMAMVTVLVIACPCALGLATPTAIMVGVGKGAEQGILIKDAESLELAQKVDTIILDKTGTITEGKPKVAATKWLHDNAAKATVLKTIEKQSEHPLAQAVVEEYVLLDTIGLDHFESITGFGVKATAGGETYFVGNQKLMENEKIRISDELQQFANEYYQNAATVLFFGSTQEVLAIIAVQDAIKPTSVHAIEELQRDGIEVIMLTGDNEATAASVSRQLNIKRYKAGVLPQDKSDFVKQLQKEGRVVAMVGDGINDSAALAQANVSIAMGKGSDIAMDVAHMTIISSDLKKIPVAIHLSKQTVKTIKQNLFWAFIYNVIGIPIAAGVLFPINGFLLNPMIAGAAMAMSSVSVVSNSLLLKFKK, translated from the coding sequence ATGGAAGCAATCATTAAAAATTTTCCGGTAACCGGGATGACCTGTGCTTCATGTGCGGTAAGCGTGGAGAGTATGTTGAAACATCAGAAAGGTGTTATCGATGCCGCTGTTAATTATGCGAATGCCTCTGCCAAAGTAGAATACGATTCGGATGTCGCTTCGCTCGACGATTTTAAAAAAGCAATGCAAGCCATTGGTTACGATATGATCATTGAAGAAGATGGCAATGTAAACGAGCTAGTCGAAACCCAACAAAAAAATCATTACGAAGAACTAAAAAAGAAAACGATAGGCGCGTCGCTATTAACCCTTCCGGTTTTTATCATCGGGATGTTTTTTATGGATATGCCCTACGGAAACGAAATCATGTGGTTTTTTGCTACTCCGGTTTTGTTCTGGTACGGAAAAGATTTCTTTATAAATGCATGGAGACAGTTAAAACACCGTTCGGCCAATATGGATACCTTGGTCGCATTAAGTACCGGTATCGCCTATATTTTTAGTGTCTTTAATACCCTTTTTGCCGATTTCTGGCATCAAAGAGGACTACATGCGCATGTTTATTTTGAAGCGGCTACTGTCGTGATCGCGTTTATTCTTTTGGGTAAATTACTGGAAGAAAAGGCTAAAGGAAACACCGCTTCGGCAATTAAAAAACTGATGGGATTACAACCCAAAACAGTAACCGTGGTAAAGGATAACGGCGAGTTTATGGAAGTGCCAATCGAATCGATTGTATTGGACGATCTGATTCTGGTAAAACCCGGAGAAAAAATCGCAGTAGATGGGGAAGTGGTTTCCGGTAGTTCGTTTGTGGACGAAAGTATGATTTCCGGAGAGCCGGTGCCGGTTGAAAAGGGAATCGGAACGACTGTTTTTGCCGGAACACTTAATCAAAAAGGAAGTTTACAGTTCCGGGCGCGGAAAGTAGGCGGGGATACCTTACTGGCACATATCATTAAAATGGTACAGAATGCACAGGGTAGTAAAGCACCGGTTCAAAAACTGGTCGATAAAATTGCCGGGATATTTGTACCGATTGTGGTGGGAATTTCGATTCTGACTTTAATCGTATGGTTAATTTTTGGCGGTGAAAATGGATTTACGCAAGGCTTAATGGCGATGGTAACCGTATTGGTAATTGCCTGCCCGTGTGCGTTGGGATTGGCCACACCAACGGCTATTATGGTTGGTGTTGGAAAAGGAGCCGAACAGGGTATTTTGATAAAAGATGCCGAAAGTCTGGAATTGGCTCAAAAAGTGGATACCATCATTTTGGATAAAACCGGAACAATTACCGAAGGAAAACCAAAAGTGGCTGCTACAAAATGGTTACACGATAATGCGGCTAAAGCAACGGTCTTAAAAACGATTGAAAAACAATCCGAACATCCATTAGCGCAGGCGGTGGTCGAGGAATATGTTTTATTGGATACTATTGGTCTGGATCATTTTGAGAGCATTACCGGATTTGGCGTAAAAGCAACAGCCGGTGGCGAAACCTATTTTGTTGGAAATCAAAAATTGATGGAAAATGAAAAGATTCGCATTTCAGATGAATTACAACAGTTTGCAAACGAATATTACCAAAATGCGGCTACCGTTTTGTTTTTTGGGTCGACTCAGGAAGTCCTGGCAATTATTGCTGTTCAGGATGCGATTAAACCAACATCGGTACACGCTATCGAAGAATTACAACGCGATGGTATCGAAGTGATTATGCTAACCGGCGATAATGAAGCTACTGCTGCCTCCGTTTCCAGACAGCTCAATATTAAACGGTACAAAGCGGGTGTATTACCACAAGATAAATCGGATTTTGTAAAACAATTGCAAAAAGAAGGTCGCGTGGTGGCAATGGTTGGCGACGGAATTAACGACAGTGCAGCATTAGCGCAGGCGAATGTGAGTATTGCGATGGGTAAAGGATCGGATATTGCGATGGATGTGGCACACATGACAATCATTTCGTCCGATCTGAAAAAAATTCCGGTGGCGATTCACCTGTCAAAACAAACCGTAAAAACGATCAAACAAAACCTGTTTTGGGCGTTTATCTATAACGTTATCGGAATTCCGATTGCCGCCGGCGTATTGTTCCCGATTAACGGATTTTTATTAAACCCGATGATTGCCGGAGCGGCCATGGCGATGAGTTCCGTAAGTGTGGTGAGTAACAGTTTACTTTTAAAATTTAAAAAATAA
- a CDS encoding DUF4249 domain-containing protein: MKTILKYFTFLFTILMLNSCEEVVDVKLDTAPPRLVVDAALNWIKGTTGNNQVIYLTTTADYFGTEIPKVSGATVVVTNSSNVDFNFLEAVPGEYICTNFQPVLGETYTLTIVSNGVTYKATETLKSVASILNIEQKNDGGFTGDQIELKTYYNDPGDEDNYYLFRYIRNNTLAVFRASDDRFVQGNTTFDIYSHEDLEANDKVNIRLMGISRQYYNYMNILISVAQGGGGPFQTPPATVRGNVINQNNQANYPLGYFSLSEVDETTYTVQ; the protein is encoded by the coding sequence ATGAAAACGATATTAAAATATTTTACATTCCTGTTTACTATTCTGATGCTGAATAGCTGCGAAGAAGTTGTTGACGTTAAACTGGACACTGCTCCGCCCCGCCTGGTTGTGGATGCCGCCCTTAACTGGATTAAAGGCACAACGGGCAATAATCAGGTAATCTATTTAACCACCACCGCCGATTATTTCGGTACGGAAATTCCGAAAGTAAGCGGTGCCACAGTGGTCGTAACCAACAGTAGTAATGTTGACTTTAACTTTTTGGAAGCCGTACCCGGTGAATATATCTGTACCAATTTCCAACCGGTTTTAGGAGAAACCTACACCCTAACCATCGTTAGCAATGGGGTAACCTATAAAGCGACCGAAACCTTAAAAAGCGTAGCCAGTATTCTAAATATCGAACAGAAAAACGATGGTGGTTTTACCGGTGATCAGATTGAGTTAAAAACCTATTATAACGATCCCGGAGACGAAGACAATTACTATTTATTCCGTTACATTCGCAATAATACTCTGGCTGTTTTCCGTGCCAGCGACGACCGTTTTGTACAGGGAAATACGACTTTCGATATTTATTCGCACGAAGATCTGGAAGCCAATGATAAAGTAAACATCCGTTTGATGGGAATTTCCAGACAATATTACAACTATATGAACATCCTGATTAGTGTGGCACAAGGCGGTGGCGGGCCGTTCCAAACACCACCGGCTACCGTACGTGGTAATGTGATCAACCAAAACAATCAGGCCAACTATCCCCTCGGGTATTTTAGCCTGTCGGAAGTCGACGAAACCACTTATACCGTTCAATAA